In one Spirochaetaceae bacterium genomic region, the following are encoded:
- a CDS encoding PIN domain-containing protein: MLRRDDPGRRSRPCGAGEPPRACGAGSRTCVEGLADTGALLAFLDADDKWHGRCVAAFERLRLPLGTTAAVLAELFHLLGEHAGHVTAAWRLLRSDAITVLPVVDNDLPALDGLMRRYADRPMDFADATLVHAASRTGVNTVFTIDHDDFLTYRVDRRRRFRIVPDRW, encoded by the coding sequence GTGCTGCGCCGGGACGATCCGGGGCGGCGATCCCGACCGTGCGGAGCAGGCGAGCCGCCGCGTGCATGCGGCGCTGGAAGCCGGACGTGCGTTGAGGGGCTCGCCGACACCGGCGCACTGCTGGCATTCCTTGACGCGGACGACAAGTGGCACGGCCGGTGTGTCGCGGCGTTCGAACGCCTGCGTCTGCCGCTCGGTACGACCGCCGCCGTCCTGGCCGAGCTGTTCCATCTTCTCGGCGAACACGCGGGGCACGTGACTGCGGCGTGGCGGTTGCTCCGGTCGGATGCCATTACCGTGCTGCCGGTCGTCGATAACGACCTGCCTGCTCTCGATGGGCTGATGCGGCGCTACGCCGATCGCCCCATGGACTTCGCCGACGCGACGCTGGTGCACGCGGCGAGCCGTACGGGAGTCAACACGGTCTTCACTATCGATCATGATGATTTCCTGACCTATCGCGTCGACCGACGACGCCGGTTTCGGATCGTGCCCGACCGCTGGTAG
- a CDS encoding phosphoribosylformylglycinamidine synthase subunit PurQ produces MSTGVRVCIISGFGINTDREMATAFGLTGAHPVRVHANDLIADPAALDRFAIFVVPGGFSFGDHVGSGALLAALLRRALREPLTRFVDRGGLVLGVCNGFQVLVRMGLVPGGVATGATAQSVALVHNDSGRFEDRWVRVAFDAASPCVWTRGIAALELPVRHGEGKLVASEPQLAAIDAAHLGAARYAWPAAGPAAAAGGSPLPYPANPNGSQRNLAGLCDPSGQVLGLMPHPEAFLHRYHHPAWRNVPPAAGSALDEAALGLFRNAVLHAADNR; encoded by the coding sequence ATGAGCACCGGCGTCCGGGTGTGCATCATTTCCGGTTTCGGCATCAACACCGACCGCGAGATGGCGACCGCGTTCGGGCTTACGGGGGCGCACCCGGTACGCGTGCACGCCAACGACCTGATCGCCGATCCTGCCGCGCTCGACCGGTTCGCCATCTTCGTGGTGCCGGGTGGGTTCTCGTTCGGCGATCACGTCGGCTCCGGGGCGTTGCTGGCCGCCCTGCTGAGGCGCGCCCTGCGCGAGCCGCTGACGCGGTTCGTGGACCGCGGCGGCCTGGTACTGGGCGTGTGCAACGGCTTCCAGGTGCTGGTGCGCATGGGCCTGGTGCCCGGCGGCGTGGCCACCGGCGCCACGGCGCAGTCGGTGGCCCTGGTGCACAACGACTCCGGTCGCTTCGAGGACCGCTGGGTCAGGGTGGCGTTCGACGCCGCCTCGCCATGCGTGTGGACGCGCGGCATCGCCGCGCTGGAACTGCCGGTGCGCCACGGCGAAGGCAAGCTGGTCGCCTCCGAGCCGCAGCTCGCCGCCATCGACGCCGCCCACCTCGGCGCGGCCCGCTACGCCTGGCCGGCTGCCGGGCCGGCGGCGGCGGCCGGCGGCTCGCCGCTGCCCTACCCCGCCAACCCCAACGGATCGCAGCGCAACCTGGCCGGCCTGTGCGACCCCAGCGGGCAGGTACTCGGCCTGATGCCGCACCCCGAGGCGTTCCTGCACCGCTACCACCACCCCGCCTGGCGCAACGTTCCGCCCGCTGCCGGCTCCGCCCTCGACGAAGCCGCCCTCGGGCTGTTCCGCAACGCCGTCCTCCACGCCGCGGACAACCGATAG
- a CDS encoding AIR synthase-related protein, giving the protein MRVEVWFREEIGDGRAARVLEALRAGGVPELQAVSIRDVYLVDGVPGLPPRDLVELVCDPVAQRASVRAAPDGRAPPWDLLLEVAARPGVTDPVATSLRGALRTVLGLPVPDAALVQTARQYLLQSSALRGGGLHAVPERAFGGLFNPLIQAALTIGARQWRDGRRPPRIYPAAGAARVPAAGAPRTVRFPVAAMSDGALAALSEARLLALSRAEMQAIREYFRAPATRHRRRAAGIGDAASDVELEMLAQTWSEHCKHKIFNAVIEYRDGSRVEKIDSLFDTCIRATTRAVDPGDGFLRSVFHDNSGVIEFDADTLLCFKAETHNSPSALDPYGGAITGIVGVNRDIIGTGRGARPIFNTNVLCFAPPDLADVPAGLLPPRQVLDGVHRGIVDGGNQSGIPTVAGAVLFDASFVGKPLVFCGTGGILPARLDGAPSWQAEPRAGDRAVMAGGRIGRDGIHGATFSSLALDESSPLSAVQIGDPITQKKMADFLLEARDLGLYRAITDNGAGGLSSSFGEMAEACGGVRLELDRAPLKYQGLAPWEILVSESQERMSLAVPPEHFAALAALAARREVEVADLGEFTADGAVEVRWAGELVGLLDLQFLHHGLPRMKLRAVWQAPEPPPVDAGRTPPAPQEVLPRLLADPNIASKEPLVRQYDHEVQALTVGKPFVGRRMDGPGDGAVLRPRAGSTRAITVTHGICPWYSAHDAYHMAMCAVDEAVRAHVACGGDPERMAGLDNFCWPDPVAGPDNPEGEFLLAQLVRAARGLREACLAYRLPLISGKDSMKNNAVVDGRRIAVLPTLLVSVLGIMADLRCSPSTDFKRPGDLVYVVGDDRGELGASAYARLLAASGAALPIAEGQRHCPTVDAPAAMRRYGVLHRAIAAGWVNAAHDVSDGGLAVALAECAIGGRLGARIDLARVPGAAERTRADGAAHRRAGLLFSESAGRIVVTAPPATAARVDEQFRGLPCAAVGEVTGDDRLTVLDGGEAVAAWPVAALVRAWKTPI; this is encoded by the coding sequence ATGCGGGTTGAGGTCTGGTTCCGGGAGGAGATCGGCGACGGGCGCGCGGCGCGCGTATTGGAGGCATTGCGCGCCGGCGGCGTGCCGGAGCTGCAGGCGGTAAGCATCCGCGACGTCTACCTGGTGGACGGGGTGCCGGGGCTGCCGCCGCGCGACCTGGTCGAGCTGGTATGCGATCCGGTCGCGCAGCGGGCCTCGGTACGCGCCGCGCCAGACGGCAGGGCGCCGCCCTGGGACCTGCTCCTGGAGGTGGCCGCCAGGCCGGGGGTGACCGATCCGGTGGCCACCAGCCTGCGCGGCGCGCTGCGCACCGTCCTCGGGTTGCCGGTGCCGGATGCTGCGCTGGTGCAGACGGCGCGCCAATACCTGTTGCAAAGCAGTGCGCTGCGCGGCGGCGGGCTGCACGCCGTGCCCGAGCGGGCGTTCGGGGGCCTGTTCAACCCGCTGATTCAGGCCGCGCTGACCATCGGCGCACGCCAGTGGCGTGACGGCCGCCGGCCGCCGCGCATCTACCCCGCGGCCGGCGCTGCGCGGGTGCCGGCGGCCGGCGCTCCGCGCACCGTCCGCTTCCCGGTCGCGGCCATGTCGGACGGCGCGTTGGCGGCCCTCTCGGAGGCGCGCCTGCTGGCGCTGTCCCGGGCCGAGATGCAAGCCATTCGCGAGTACTTCCGCGCCCCGGCCACCAGGCATCGGCGGCGCGCCGCCGGCATCGGCGACGCCGCCAGCGACGTGGAACTGGAGATGCTCGCCCAGACCTGGTCCGAGCACTGCAAGCACAAGATCTTCAACGCCGTTATCGAGTACCGCGACGGCTCCCGGGTGGAGAAGATCGACTCGCTGTTCGACACCTGCATCCGCGCCACCACGCGCGCTGTCGACCCCGGCGACGGCTTTCTGCGCTCGGTGTTCCACGACAACTCCGGGGTCATCGAGTTCGACGCCGACACCCTGCTGTGCTTCAAGGCGGAGACGCACAACTCGCCGTCGGCGCTCGATCCTTACGGCGGCGCCATCACCGGCATCGTGGGGGTCAACCGCGACATCATCGGCACCGGCCGCGGCGCGCGGCCGATCTTCAACACCAACGTGCTGTGCTTCGCTCCGCCCGATCTGGCCGACGTGCCGGCCGGCCTGCTGCCGCCGCGCCAGGTGCTCGACGGCGTGCACCGCGGCATCGTGGACGGCGGCAACCAGTCCGGCATCCCGACGGTGGCCGGCGCGGTGCTGTTCGACGCCAGCTTCGTAGGCAAGCCGCTGGTGTTCTGCGGCACCGGCGGCATCCTGCCGGCACGGCTCGACGGGGCGCCGTCATGGCAAGCCGAGCCGCGCGCCGGCGACCGGGCGGTGATGGCCGGCGGGCGCATCGGGCGCGACGGCATCCACGGCGCCACCTTTTCGTCGCTGGCGCTGGACGAGTCCTCGCCGCTGTCGGCGGTGCAGATCGGCGATCCGATCACGCAGAAGAAGATGGCGGACTTCCTGCTGGAGGCGCGCGACTTGGGGCTGTACCGCGCCATTACCGACAACGGCGCCGGCGGCCTGTCGTCGTCGTTCGGGGAGATGGCGGAGGCGTGCGGAGGCGTGCGGCTGGAGCTGGATCGCGCGCCGCTGAAGTACCAGGGGCTGGCGCCGTGGGAGATCCTGGTGTCCGAGTCGCAGGAGCGGATGAGCCTGGCCGTGCCGCCCGAGCACTTCGCGGCTTTGGCGGCGCTGGCCGCGCGGCGCGAGGTGGAGGTCGCCGACCTGGGCGAGTTCACCGCGGACGGCGCCGTCGAGGTGCGCTGGGCGGGCGAGCTGGTCGGGCTGCTCGACCTGCAGTTCCTGCACCACGGCCTGCCGAGGATGAAGCTGCGCGCGGTGTGGCAGGCGCCGGAGCCGCCGCCGGTGGACGCGGGCCGCACGCCGCCGGCGCCGCAAGAGGTGCTGCCGCGCCTGCTGGCGGACCCCAACATCGCCTCCAAGGAGCCGCTGGTGCGCCAGTACGACCACGAGGTGCAGGCGTTGACCGTCGGCAAGCCGTTTGTCGGCCGCCGCATGGACGGCCCCGGCGACGGCGCCGTGCTGCGCCCGCGCGCCGGCTCGACACGGGCCATCACCGTCACGCACGGCATCTGTCCCTGGTACTCGGCGCACGATGCCTACCACATGGCGATGTGCGCGGTGGACGAGGCGGTGCGCGCCCACGTGGCATGCGGCGGTGACCCGGAGCGCATGGCGGGGCTGGACAACTTCTGTTGGCCCGACCCGGTCGCCGGCCCCGACAACCCGGAGGGCGAGTTCCTGCTCGCCCAGCTCGTGCGTGCCGCCCGCGGGCTCAGGGAGGCATGCCTGGCGTACCGCCTGCCGCTCATCTCCGGCAAGGACTCGATGAAGAACAACGCCGTGGTGGACGGGCGGCGGATCGCGGTGCTGCCCACCCTGCTGGTGTCGGTGCTCGGCATCATGGCCGACCTGCGCTGCTCGCCGAGCACCGATTTCAAGCGGCCCGGCGACCTGGTCTACGTGGTTGGCGACGACCGCGGCGAGCTGGGCGCCAGCGCCTACGCCCGCCTGCTGGCCGCGAGCGGTGCTGCGCTGCCGATTGCCGAGGGGCAGCGCCACTGTCCGACCGTGGATGCGCCGGCCGCGATGCGCCGCTACGGAGTGTTGCACCGCGCCATCGCGGCGGGCTGGGTCAATGCGGCGCACGACGTGTCCGACGGCGGGCTGGCGGTAGCGCTGGCCGAGTGCGCTATCGGCGGCCGCCTCGGCGCCCGTATCGACCTGGCCCGGGTGCCGGGCGCCGCCGAGCGGACGCGGGCGGATGGCGCCGCGCACCGGCGCGCCGGGCTGCTGTTCAGCGAGTCCGCCGGCCGCATCGTCGTGACGGCGCCGCCCGCCACGGCCGCCCGCGTGGATGAGCAGTTTCGCGGCCTGCCGTGTGCGGCGGTAGGCGAGGTGACCGGTGACGACCGCCTCACCGTGCTCGACGGCGGCGAGGCGGTGGCCGCCTGGCCGGTGGCCGCCCTGGTACGCGCCTGGAAGACCCCGATATGA
- a CDS encoding PTS sugar transporter subunit IIA translates to MLRCFEPGTVVDNLQSTDKFAAIHEVVGRAAVFANGEQRAAVENAVVRREHIQTTGIGHGVAAAHGQTDGVSEVTIALGISRTGINYHSVDGEPVRLLFVLATPPDNHRDYLTALSGICRLSKRQFFSELLTRDMTEQELQQHICQAFQAEVERSSVQSGGANSTGPK, encoded by the coding sequence ATGCTGCGTTGTTTTGAACCAGGTACCGTGGTAGACAACCTGCAGAGCACGGACAAGTTCGCGGCCATTCACGAGGTCGTCGGACGCGCCGCCGTGTTCGCCAACGGTGAGCAGCGAGCCGCGGTGGAGAACGCGGTGGTGCGCCGCGAGCATATCCAGACCACCGGCATCGGCCACGGCGTCGCCGCCGCGCACGGCCAGACCGACGGCGTCAGCGAGGTCACCATCGCGCTCGGCATCTCGCGTACCGGGATCAACTACCATTCGGTCGACGGCGAGCCGGTGCGCCTGCTGTTCGTGCTCGCCACGCCGCCCGACAATCACCGCGACTACCTGACGGCACTGTCCGGCATCTGCCGGCTGAGCAAGCGCCAGTTCTTCAGCGAACTGCTCACCCGCGACATGACCGAGCAGGAGTTGCAGCAGCACATCTGCCAGGCGTTCCAGGCCGAAGTGGAACGCAGCAGCGTGCAGAGCGGCGGCGCCAACTCCACCGGTCCGAAATAG
- a CDS encoding HisA/HisF-related TIM barrel protein produces MLILPAIDLLDGRPVRLTRGDFDTVTDYARDAAGSAVELQRKGARWLHLVDLDAARGSGDNRTLIAAIRAAVGVRLQVGGGVRTLDDARRLLDMGVDRVVVGSALAQDPELPERWAAQVGDRLVAGIDADDGVVKTHGWLTGGGVADTDLAARMKEQPVCAIVYTNIARDGTFAGPDIERTVAVARSARKPVILSGGIGAAHDVDAVAGLRAEGLVGVIIGKAWIEGRVDLDDLLRRYPQDDAGVGGHTEPSGRERRPAQ; encoded by the coding sequence GTGCTCATCCTGCCTGCCATCGACCTGCTCGACGGGCGGCCGGTGCGCCTCACCAGGGGCGACTTCGATACCGTTACCGACTACGCGCGCGACGCCGCGGGCAGCGCCGTCGAACTGCAACGGAAGGGTGCCCGCTGGCTGCACCTCGTCGACCTTGACGCCGCCCGCGGCAGCGGCGACAACCGAACGCTGATCGCCGCCATCCGTGCCGCGGTGGGCGTGCGGCTGCAGGTCGGCGGCGGCGTGCGCACGCTGGACGATGCCCGCCGGCTGCTGGACATGGGCGTGGACCGCGTCGTGGTCGGCTCGGCGCTGGCGCAGGATCCGGAGCTGCCGGAACGCTGGGCGGCGCAGGTGGGCGACCGGCTGGTGGCCGGCATCGACGCCGACGACGGCGTGGTGAAGACCCACGGCTGGCTGACCGGCGGCGGCGTGGCGGACACCGACCTTGCCGCGCGCATGAAGGAACAGCCGGTGTGCGCCATCGTGTACACCAACATCGCGCGCGACGGCACCTTCGCCGGTCCCGACATCGAACGCACCGTCGCGGTGGCGCGCAGCGCACGGAAGCCGGTCATCCTGTCGGGCGGGATCGGCGCGGCGCACGACGTGGACGCGGTGGCCGGCCTGCGCGCCGAGGGGCTGGTGGGTGTGATCATCGGCAAGGCGTGGATCGAGGGCCGCGTCGACCTGGACGACTTGCTGCGCCGCTATCCGCAGGACGACGCCGGCGTCGGCGGGCACACCGAGCCCTCCGGCCGCGAGCGCCGCCCGGCGCAATGA
- the hisE gene encoding phosphoribosyl-ATP diphosphatase has product MNSPTPDSAAGILERLEQVIRDRRRTLPEGSYTAALFRSGDAAIRRKVGEEAIEVITAATGAELAAESADLVFHLLVLLAAAEVPLDEVMRILAARAAARRH; this is encoded by the coding sequence ATGAACAGCCCGACGCCGGATTCGGCCGCCGGTATCCTGGAACGGCTGGAACAAGTGATCCGCGACCGGCGCCGCACGCTGCCGGAGGGCTCGTACACCGCCGCCCTGTTTCGCAGCGGCGACGCCGCCATCCGCAGGAAGGTGGGCGAGGAAGCGATCGAAGTGATCACCGCCGCCACCGGCGCCGAACTCGCCGCCGAGAGCGCCGACCTGGTGTTCCACCTGCTGGTGCTGCTGGCAGCCGCGGAGGTACCGCTCGACGAGGTGATGCGGATTCTCGCAGCGCGCGCCGCCGCCCGCAGGCACTGA
- a CDS encoding shikimate kinase, whose translation MPDRIALVGFMGSGKSTVGRLLATAVGYQLVDVDTLIEREAGVSIPELFRRDGEQVFRALETRMLLGLGARRSVVIATGGGAPMRTVNHEFLRTRCRTFYLQISAAEAQRRVGGSGGRPLLAATAEGIADLLAARHDTYAATGATIPAEGRSPLQVVAAIRALL comes from the coding sequence TTGCCGGATCGAATCGCCCTCGTGGGCTTCATGGGCTCGGGCAAGAGCACCGTGGGGCGGCTGCTCGCGACCGCGGTCGGCTACCAGTTGGTCGACGTCGACACGCTGATCGAGCGCGAGGCGGGCGTGTCGATCCCCGAACTGTTCCGGCGCGACGGGGAGCAGGTGTTCCGCGCCCTCGAGACGCGCATGCTGCTCGGACTCGGCGCACGGCGCAGCGTGGTGATCGCGACCGGCGGCGGCGCTCCGATGCGCACCGTCAACCACGAGTTTCTGCGCACCAGGTGCCGCACCTTCTACCTGCAGATCAGCGCCGCCGAAGCGCAGCGCCGAGTGGGCGGCTCGGGAGGACGGCCGCTGCTGGCGGCCACGGCGGAAGGCATAGCCGATCTGCTCGCCGCGCGCCACGACACCTATGCCGCCACCGGCGCAACCATCCCGGCCGAGGGACGCTCGCCACTGCAGGTGGTTGCGGCCATCCGCGCGCTGTTGTAA
- a CDS encoding glycosyltransferase family A protein codes for MESQPLVSVVIPTYNRAALLCEAIASVLAQSYAARELIVVDDGSTDATAVRLRSFRDLRIVRRDHTGMPGAARNAGARVARGEYLAFLDSDDLWLPHKLAVQVAAATAAGDAINHTRERWLRDGRVVSQRGQRHRRSGYLFAHSLRKCIIGPSTVLLRREVFEAAGGFREDLEIAEDYELWLRLTARHPVGYVERESVIKRAGHGDQLSERDGHIELFRLRALRDLVQRGDCRYFTRSQRAAAAAELARKARIYAAGCRKRGRTAEAARYEALAHRWSAPPGDGSHAPEAAGRR; via the coding sequence ATGGAGTCACAGCCGCTGGTGTCGGTCGTCATTCCCACCTACAACCGCGCCGCCCTGCTGTGCGAGGCGATCGCCTCGGTGCTGGCGCAGAGCTACGCCGCGCGCGAACTGATCGTGGTGGACGACGGCTCGACCGACGCCACGGCTGTCCGCCTGCGGTCGTTTCGCGACCTGCGCATCGTGCGCCGGGACCACACCGGCATGCCGGGCGCGGCGCGCAATGCCGGGGCCCGCGTGGCGCGCGGCGAGTACCTGGCGTTCCTGGATTCCGACGACCTGTGGCTGCCGCACAAGCTCGCGGTGCAGGTCGCCGCAGCCACCGCCGCCGGCGACGCAATCAACCACACCCGGGAACGCTGGCTGCGCGACGGGCGGGTCGTGTCGCAGCGCGGCCAGCGCCACCGGCGCAGCGGCTACCTGTTCGCGCACTCGCTGCGCAAGTGCATCATCGGCCCCTCCACCGTGCTGCTGCGCCGCGAAGTGTTCGAGGCGGCGGGCGGTTTCCGCGAGGACCTGGAGATCGCCGAGGACTACGAGTTGTGGCTGCGGCTCACCGCGCGCCACCCGGTCGGCTACGTGGAGCGCGAGTCGGTGATCAAGCGCGCCGGCCACGGCGACCAGCTCTCCGAACGCGACGGCCACATCGAGCTGTTCCGCCTGCGCGCGCTACGCGACCTTGTGCAACGGGGCGACTGCCGGTACTTCACTCGCTCGCAACGGGCCGCGGCCGCGGCCGAGCTGGCGCGCAAGGCGCGCATCTACGCCGCCGGCTGCCGCAAGCGCGGCCGTACCGCCGAGGCCGCCCGCTACGAAGCCCTGGCACACCGCTGGAGCGCCCCGCCCGGCGACGGCTCGCACGCTCCGGAAGCTGCCGGCCGGCGCTGA
- a CDS encoding cation:dicarboxylase symporter family transporter, with amino-acid sequence MKLWLKTALAAAAGLLIGVLLSRGGGGEVADLLPRLSRVAVQVGRYAVFPVIFFGVVMSTHELRSTGTALRVYARLALYLAGSSALLTVVGLASVLLLAPQRIPIVVIVDQAPYAPAGIIDLVAGTFPGNMFQALVGDGTMLLPLLALGIVLGAHLDFDDTAGRPVTELFESLCRIFYQINALAVELFWVAIVVIAAASAVQLGGADLALYRELIVVLAVAVGVLYLGVFPALLYLLGERTNPYRSIYAALGPALTALVSGDSYVSLAALVVHGREAFRLPRRVSATVFPLCAVFGRAGTALVTGIGYLMVLRSYTSFEVTVEQLLFAALFTFLLSFAAGAVPGIGALGSLTILWSMSGNGLADGPLIMQPVLPLLTGAAVLLDVTTAALIAHLVGRAEAEPGVAPPRLLT; translated from the coding sequence ATGAAATTGTGGCTCAAGACCGCGCTGGCGGCGGCGGCCGGGCTGCTGATCGGAGTCCTGCTGAGCCGCGGCGGCGGCGGCGAGGTCGCCGATCTCCTGCCGCGGCTGTCCCGGGTCGCCGTGCAGGTCGGGCGCTACGCGGTGTTCCCGGTCATCTTCTTCGGCGTGGTCATGAGCACCCACGAACTGCGTTCGACTGGCACCGCGTTGCGCGTGTATGCGCGGCTGGCGCTGTACCTGGCGGGCAGCAGCGCCCTGCTCACCGTGGTGGGCCTGGCGTCGGTGCTGCTGCTGGCGCCGCAACGCATTCCCATCGTGGTGATCGTCGACCAGGCCCCGTACGCGCCCGCCGGGATCATCGACCTCGTGGCCGGCACGTTCCCCGGCAACATGTTTCAGGCGCTGGTGGGCGACGGCACGATGCTGTTGCCGCTGCTGGCGCTCGGGATCGTGCTCGGGGCGCATCTCGACTTCGACGACACGGCAGGGCGCCCGGTGACGGAACTGTTCGAGTCGCTGTGCCGCATCTTCTATCAGATCAACGCCCTGGCGGTGGAGTTGTTCTGGGTGGCAATCGTGGTGATCGCGGCGGCCTCGGCGGTGCAGCTCGGCGGTGCCGACCTGGCGCTGTACCGTGAGCTGATCGTGGTCCTGGCAGTCGCCGTTGGCGTGCTCTACCTGGGCGTGTTTCCGGCCCTGCTCTACCTGCTCGGCGAGCGCACCAACCCCTACCGCTCGATCTACGCCGCCCTGGGACCGGCGCTCACCGCACTTGTCAGCGGCGACTCCTACGTCAGCCTCGCTGCGCTGGTGGTGCACGGACGCGAGGCGTTCCGGCTGCCGCGACGGGTCAGCGCTACCGTGTTCCCGCTGTGTGCGGTGTTCGGGCGCGCCGGTACCGCGCTGGTTACCGGCATCGGCTACCTGATGGTGCTGCGCTCCTACACCAGCTTCGAGGTCACCGTCGAGCAGCTCCTGTTTGCCGCGCTGTTCACGTTCCTGCTCTCCTTCGCCGCCGGCGCCGTGCCCGGCATCGGAGCGCTGGGCAGCCTGACCATACTGTGGTCGATGTCCGGCAACGGACTCGCGGACGGCCCGCTCATCATGCAGCCCGTGCTGCCGCTGCTCACCGGCGCCGCGGTGTTGCTCGACGTCACCACGGCGGCACTGATCGCGCACCTGGTGGGCCGCGCCGAGGCGGAGCCCGGCGTTGCACCCCCGCGCCTGCTCACCTGA